TACAGATACTGAAGGTTCTGGCAGTGGTGCTTTCAGTAACGTGCGAGAGAGGGCAGTAGGCAGCGGTGGTAACATCAGCATCACCGCAGATTCACTCGCTCTCACCAATGGCGCTCAAATCAACGCTTCCACTCGTGGGCAAGGAAGAGCAGGCAATGTGATTATCGATGCTGGTGAGGTTTCATTTGATAGAGGTTCTATCTTTAGTTCAGTAGAACAGACAGCAGTGGGCGATGGTGGGAACATTCGCATCAACGCAAACTCACTCGCCCTCACCAATGGCGCTCGAATCAACGCTTTCACCCGTGGGCAAGGAAGAGCCGGCAATGTGATTATCGATGCTGGTGAGGTTTCATTTGATAGAAGTTTTATCTTCAGTACAGTAGAACAGACAGCAGTGGGCGATGGTGGGAACATTAGCATCACCGCAAACTCACTCGCCCTTACCAATGGCGCTCAAATCAATGCTTCCACCCGTGGGCAAGGAAGAGCCGGTAATGTGATTATCGATGCCCGACAAATCTTATTTGATGGTACAAGCACTAATGGTAACATACCTAGTGCTGTTTTCAGCTCAGTAGCACAAACAGCAGTGGGTGATGGTGGCGATATTCGCATTAGCACAAATTCACTCTCTGTCACTAATGGCGCTCAATTTAGTGCTACAAGCTTTGGTCAAGGAAATGCAGGTAATATTCAAATTACAGCTTTTGATAACATCACTGTTTCTGGAACTAGTTCTATTAGCGGACGTTCCAGTGCATTATTTACATATAGTAATTCCACAGGCAAAGGTGGTGATATCGTCATCAATGCTCCTTTATTTCTCCTCTCTGATAATGCTGTGTTAGATGCACGAACCAGAAGTGATGGCGATAGTGGCAATATTACAATTAATGCAAATATCGCTGAAATTATCAATGGAGGTCAAATACTCAGTACGACATCTGGTAGGGGAAATGCAGGTAAAATAACAGTCAATGCTACAGAAAGAGCCATTATTAATGGCAGTGATGCAAGTTTCGATGAGCGAGTTGCCCGATTTGGTACAAGAGTTGCTAATGTTGATGCTGCTAGTGGTTTGTTTGTCCGGTCTGATGGTTTAGGCAGTGCTGGGGATATCGAAGTTAACTCACCTTTTGTACTGTTAGATAATGGCGGCAGATTCGTTGCTGAATCTAGGTCTGTGAATGGTGGTGATATTTCCGTGAATGCTGGAAATGCACTATTACTACGTCGTGGTAGTCAAATCTCTACGACTGCTGGTACAGCACAAGCTGGTGGTAATGGAGGCAATATCAATATCAATGCAGGTTTTGTCATTGCTTTGCCACAAGAGAACAGCAACATTACAGCTAATGCTTTTTCCGGTACAGGTGGTCAAGTCCAAATTAACACTCAGGGTATTTTTGGTATCGAACCTCGCCTGAATGAAAGTATTAATAGCAGTGATATTACTGCCAGTTCTACAACGGGAATTAATGGCGACATTATTATCACCACACCTAATGTTGACCCCACTCAGGGTTTAACTAACTTACCAGCAGATACAGTCAATACAGCAAGCTTGATTGATTCTGCTTGTTCTGCCTCTGATGATAAAACAGGCTCTCAATTTACTGTGACTGGCCGTGGTGGTTTACCTGCAAGTCCTGACGACGTTCTAAGTGGTGATGCAGTGTGGTCTGATACACGCTTAACTGTGGCAGGAAAACCATACAATGGTTCAGTAAGTCGTGTTACTACACATCAAAAGTCTTCTAATGCTATTTCTATTGTCCCTGCTACTGGTTGGGTGTTCAATAATAAAGGAGAAGTGACACTGGTTAGTCAAGTGGCTCAAGTAGATGCTTACAACGTTGGTTCTAATCACGTTGCTTGCGGTAAACCTTAGTATTGCTGGACACCATAATTTCTCAGAGCGCTCATCATAATAGTCTGTCTCATTATTTCAGTTGTTGGAGGTGGTCAGATCCCCGACTTCTTTGAGAAGTCGGGGATCTAGCAGCCCAGTAAAATAAATCTGACATACCAATAGGTATAAAAAACCCCCGAATTTATTCAGGGGCTAGAAGTTTAAAAAATTACTAACTCAATGCAATTACCTGTGATCAAACTCTGAGAGTTACACCCAGACTACTTGGGAGTGTCAATCAATTACGATGATTGTTACTGTAGCGAACCCTTGTACCTGCCCAGAGTAACTTCTCGCGCAGTGTTTGATAATAGGAATTGTTTTCTCGTAAAACAATAAATTTAGCTCGACAGTCAGCCATCCGCACATCAACGCGATGTCCTGGCCAAATTGAAGTAGACAATACACCATCCATCCACAATTTGGTACTCAAATCATAATCGCCCAACGGCCAAATACTTACCACCACTCCAGGCGGTAATACCAGGGGACGGCTAGAAAGGCTCATGGGACAAATGGGAGTAATGGTGACGGCTTCCATACCATCGTGCATGATGGGGCCACTTGCCGAAACTGTGTAACCAGTGGAACCTGTAGGAGTAGAAATAATCAACCCGTCTCCCACATATTGATCGACTACTTCACCATCAATTTCCATTTCTAGAATAGAGGTGATCATGCGATCGGCAGAAGCGGGTTTGACACAAAATTCATTTAATGAAAGGTAGCGTTCAGTTACTGGTTCTAAGTTTGTGCGATGACCTTCATACACTGCGGCTTGCAGCATCATCCGCCGTTGGATAGCATAGCGATCTTCAAACAACCGATCCCAAACCTTTTCCGTATCTTGAAATTCATCTACAGACTCGGTTAAAAAGCCCAGATGACCGCCCACATTCACACCGAGAATGGGGATACCAGCTGGGGCTAAATGTCTGGCACTAGTTAAAACAGTACCATCACCACCGAGTACCAAAGCCATATCAATTGGTTGCCCAGAAGATGCCAAAAACACCGGGTAAGGGTTATCTTTTGGCCCGCTTGGCCCCATTAATACATGGCAATCGCGATTTTCTAGTTGCTTGGCACAAATTTCTGCCCAGCGTTTACTTTGAGAATCTCGCGCCTTATAAGCAATGATTACCTGCTTGAGTTGCACGCAAAATTACCACTTCAGGAGATTAAACTGCTCCATATCGACGGTATCGCGGTTGCGATAAATGGCCAAAACGATCGCCAAACCTACCGCCGCTTCAGCAGCAGCCACAGTAATGACAAATACGGTAAACACTTGGCCTTTAATTAATGTTGAGTCAAGAAAGTTGGAAAATGCCATTAAATTCAAATTAACAGCATTTAGCAGTAACTCAATTGACATCAGCACCCGTACAGCATTACGACTGGTAATTAAACCATAAATGCCGATACAAAACAAAGCGGCAGCTAGTAATAAAAAGTACTGAAGTTGCATGAATCCTAGTATTCCTTCTCTAATATGCTGAACAAGGCAAAAGGTAAAAGGCAAAAGTAAAAAGTTAAAAGGCAAAATAAAGAAAAAGAAAATGGTTTATTCGCAAGAGTTTATCGCAGTCTCACCCATATCTTTTTACTTTTTACTTTTTACTTTTCACTTTTTACTTTCTAGTCTTGAGTTTCTCGACCTGCTGACACCAATTCTCTGGGGCGTTCTGGCAAAGTCAGAATAGTGGAAGGTGTCACTTGATCTGGCAGATACTCACGACGTGCCAAAATAATTGCTCCTACCATTGCCATCAGCAACAAAATAGAAGCTAGTTCAAAAGGTAATAGAAAGTCGGTGAAGAAATGCTCACCAATCAAAATTATTGAACTTTCGCCAGCCACAGGAGTAGTTGAGTATGCCCAAGGTGTTGCCAAAACCATTGCGCTCAACAGTCCAAACAGCCCAATGCTGACTAAACCTGTGAGTACTTTTCGCACTCCAGCACTAGGAAATGGTGCAAAATCTTGGCGCTTGTTGACCAACATAATGGCAAACAAAATTAATACGTTGACCGCCCCAACATAAATCAGCACTTGGGCTGCGGCTACAAAGTCAGCATTCAGTAGCAAATACATTCCCGCTATGCTGATAAATACGCCTCCCAGCATAAAAGCAGAATAAACAATGCTGGAAGACAGCACTACGCTCAGTGCTGCACCAATCATCATTACAGCTAATATGCCAAACGAAACAATCTGTACACCTTCCGCTAGATTCACTTTTTTTGTCCTCGGTCAATGGTCAATGGTCAATGGTCAATGGTCAATGGTCAATGGTCAAGGGTCAAAGTAATACAGACAATTGACTCTGGACTTTTGACTATTGACTAATCTCATTTTTCTACAAGGTCTTCAGGACGTGCGCCAGCACGAGGTGCATCTGCTGGTAAATCGTGGGGTTCAAGTACACCTTTGGGGAGATAAACGAGTTCGCGTAGTGGTGTCACCATTGGGTCATCAGTGACTTTGTAAGGTAGACGACCTAGAGCCACGCTGTCATAGTTCAAGTCATGGCGATCGTAGGTGGAAAGTTCGTATTCTTCTGTCATGGATAGACAGTTGGTGGGGCAGTATTCCACACAGTTACCACAAAAGATACAAACCCCAAAGTCGATACTGTAGTGTTTGAGCTTTTTCTTTTTGCTACCTTTGTCAAATTCCCAATCAACTACAGGTAAGTTAATGGGACATACACGCACACACACTTCGCAGGCGATACATTTATCAAATTCATAGTGAATCCTACCGCGAAACCGTTCTCCAGGAATCAGTTTTTCGTAAGGGTACTGTACGGTAATTGGTCGCCGGCGCATGTGATCGAAGGTGACGGATAGCCCTTCACCGATGTAACGACCGGCTTGTATTGCTTCTTTGCCGTAATCAACAACTTGCTTCAGGAACTTTAGCATTGTGTTTCACTCTCTCTTTATTTGTTATTGGTCAATGGTCAAAAGTCCATAGTCAAAAGCAATTGACTCTTGACAATTAACTCTTGACAATTGACTATCCACCAAAGGCGACGGGAAAAGCTAATTTCAGGGCGGCGGTTAATAAGAGATTAACCAAACCCACTGGTAACAAAAACTTCCATCCCAAATCTAAGAGTTGGTCAATGCGTACCCGTGGTACTGTCCAGCGCAACAGGATGGCGATAAACACTAATAAGTAGGCTTTGATTACGGTCATTGTAATTCCCAAACCCGCTGTGACTACTTGTAATACGGGATTAGCTTCACTAATGCCTAGTAAACTAGCGATGGTGTTCAGGGGAATAGGAAAATCCCAACCGCCTAAATATAAAACTGATACCAGTAAGGCAGAAAGCACCAGGTTAACGTAAGAACTGAGATAGAACAGAGCAAATTTCATGCCTGAGTACTCAGTTTGATAACCTGCTACTAGTTCTTCTTCCGCTTCTGGTAAGTCGAAGGGTAAGCGTTCGCATTCTGCTAAAGCTGCAATCCAAAAGATGAGAAAGCCAACTGGTTGTCGCCAGATATTCCAGCCAAGGATGCCGTAACCAGATTGCTGATTGACGATATCAATTGTGCTGAGGCTGTTAGACATCATAGCGATCGCTAGTACACTCAAAGCCAGGGGAATTTCATAGCTAATTGACTGCGCTGCTGCCCGTAACCCTCCTAGGAGAGAGTATTTGTTATTGGATGCGTAGCCAGCCATTAACAAGCCTATTGGCTGAATGCTGGACAAGGCAATCCACAAAAAGACCCCCATACTCACGTCTGTAATGACAAGATTCTGTCCAAAAGGCACAATTAAATAAGACAGAAATACTGGCAATACAACAATGATTGGGCCAAGAGTAAACAACCAAGGGTCAGCTTTACCTGGTACAATGTCCTCTTTAAACACCAGCTTTAAACCATCTGCGACCGGAGCCAGTAAGCCAAAAGCCCCAATAAATTCAGGGCCGATACGCTGTTGTGCTGCTGCTGAAATCTTCCGTTCCAGCCATACACACACCAATACACCTACTGTTGCCCCAATCAGCATCAGGATCATTGGCAGCGGCATCCAAAGTGCTTTGGCCGTGCCTGCTGGTAGTCCTAAATCCATCACGGATTTAATAAACGTTCCTTGAAGGTCAATTCCTGAGTTCATGTTTCCGCTCTTTAAGTCAGTTGAAGTGTGAAGTGTGAAGTATGAAGTATGAAGTATGAAGTATGAAGTATTTTATACTTCAATCTTTAGCCTTCAGCCTTCAGCCTTTCTGAGATGACTCCTGATTGAAGATTTGTTGCTATATTCCCATGCCTAGTATATCGTTGCATGGTTTTCAGTCCCTGTAGCTATACAAGAACTTCTGCTTATAGGTAGGATTGAGATTCGCTATGGGGTTAGTAATAAGCAAGGGGACTGGGAGCAGGGGGCAAGGGGGAATTTCACCTTGTTTTCCCAGTCCCCCAGCACAAGCAAGCATCAAAAAACTGCCGCTTCCATGCTGGCAACGGTTATTTGCTGCTTATAGGATTTCTGATTCCCTGAATTGGGGGTTGATGCTGATATTTTTAGTTGCAGGTAGGTGCTATTCTAACGGTTAAGCTGCCAGTTAACGTTGTTCAAGCGGTGTATAAGGAGCTTCGTGTTTACCGTTGTAGACTTGGGTAGGACGGAAAATCCGGTTTTCTGCTAGTTGTTCTTTCCAGTGAGCTAACCAACCAGCCACACGGGCGATCGCAAATATTGGTGTAAACAAATCTGTGGGAATCCCCATCTTTCTATACACCAAACCAGAGTAAAAGTCAACATTAGGATAAATCCCTTTGTGACCAAGTTTCTCCTCAACTACCCGTTCCATTTCTTGGGCAATGTCGTAGTATTTATCCCCGCCAAACTTGTCAAATAATTGCTCTGCAAGGTCTTGTAAAATGATGGCGCGTGGGTCTTTAACTTTGTAGACGCGATGCCCAAAGCCCATCAATTTTTGTTTGTTTTGCAGGCGCTCTTCAACATAGGGACGAACGTTTTCTACCGAGCCGATTTCTTCCAACATCTGAATTACTTCTTCGTTGGCTCCTCCGTGCAGCGGGCCACCCAAGGTTCCCACAGCACTAGCAACTACAGCATAAGGGTCAGTTAAGGTAGAGGCTGTTACTCTAGCACTAAAAGTCGAAGCATTCATTGTATGCTCAACGTGCAGAATTAAGCAGATGTCAAAGATTTTTGCCGCCAAAGCATCCGGTTCTTTCTCGTTGAGCATGTAGAGAAAATTGGCGGAATAATCTAGATCATCACGCGGCTTTACGGGGTCATTACCCTTACGCATCAACTGGAATGCTGCCACCATTGTGGGG
This window of the Nostoc sp. HK-01 genome carries:
- a CDS encoding filamentous hemagglutinin outer membrane protein; the protein is MREKTIKITQSYYLSKLKLILALSSAIITTSANNVLAQNITIDGTLSPAQTLNGPTYTIPQSVGQTVNSNLFHSFGQFSLIEGESAIFQSNANIRNIFSRVTGGYPSNIDGLIFTQNRSVNLYLINPSGIVFGPNARLNVGGSTRGSFVATTADALVWSNGSQFSATNPGGTSSLLTIVGDPIGFLFSSRPPQPITVSGSQLSVYEGQSLLLLGGDISLDNSNLSVDFTEGGRIELGAVAEPGTVGLTTNGNILSLSFPENLARADVSLTQESFLDVTAGNGGSIAINARNIGILGGSQLRGGIGSELGNVDSQAGDVTLNATDAIRFDRGDAFSDVEEGAVGNGGNIRITANSLSVTNGAQLFASSAGQGNAGNVIINAQQVLFDGTDDEGSLSGAFSDVEEGAVGNGGNIRITANSLSITNGAQLITSSAGQGNAGNVIIDAQQVLFDGTLTEGSGSSVFSNVEEGAVGNGGNIRITANSLSITNGAQLITSSAGQGNAGNVIIDAQQVLFDGTDTEGSGSGAFSNVRERAVGSGGNISITADSLALTNGAQINASTRGQGRAGNVIIDAGEVSFDRGSIFSSVEQTAVGDGGNIRINANSLALTNGARINAFTRGQGRAGNVIIDAGEVSFDRSFIFSTVEQTAVGDGGNISITANSLALTNGAQINASTRGQGRAGNVIIDARQILFDGTSTNGNIPSAVFSSVAQTAVGDGGDIRISTNSLSVTNGAQFSATSFGQGNAGNIQITAFDNITVSGTSSISGRSSALFTYSNSTGKGGDIVINAPLFLLSDNAVLDARTRSDGDSGNITINANIAEIINGGQILSTTSGRGNAGKITVNATERAIINGSDASFDERVARFGTRVANVDAASGLFVRSDGLGSAGDIEVNSPFVLLDNGGRFVAESRSVNGGDISVNAGNALLLRRGSQISTTAGTAQAGGNGGNININAGFVIALPQENSNITANAFSGTGGQVQINTQGIFGIEPRLNESINSSDITASSTTGINGDIIITTPNVDPTQGLTNLPADTVNTASLIDSACSASDDKTGSQFTVTGRGGLPASPDDVLSGDAVWSDTRLTVAGKPYNGSVSRVTTHQKSSNAISIVPATGWVFNNKGEVTLVSQVAQVDAYNVGSNHVACGKP
- a CDS encoding ATP-NAD/AcoX kinase, coding for MQLKQVIIAYKARDSQSKRWAEICAKQLENRDCHVLMGPSGPKDNPYPVFLASSGQPIDMALVLGGDGTVLTSARHLAPAGIPILGVNVGGHLGFLTESVDEFQDTEKVWDRLFEDRYAIQRRMMLQAAVYEGHRTNLEPVTERYLSLNEFCVKPASADRMITSILEMEIDGEVVDQYVGDGLIISTPTGSTGYTVSASGPIMHDGMEAVTITPICPMSLSSRPLVLPPGVVVSIWPLGDYDLSTKLWMDGVLSTSIWPGHRVDVRMADCRAKFIVLRENNSYYQTLREKLLWAGTRVRYSNNHRN
- a CDS encoding NADH-ubiquinone oxidoreductase subunit 4L — protein: MQLQYFLLLAAALFCIGIYGLITSRNAVRVLMSIELLLNAVNLNLMAFSNFLDSTLIKGQVFTVFVITVAAAEAAVGLAIVLAIYRNRDTVDMEQFNLLKW
- the ndhG gene encoding NADH dehydrogenase subunit 6, whose translation is MNLAEGVQIVSFGILAVMMIGAALSVVLSSSIVYSAFMLGGVFISIAGMYLLLNADFVAAAQVLIYVGAVNVLILFAIMLVNKRQDFAPFPSAGVRKVLTGLVSIGLFGLLSAMVLATPWAYSTTPVAGESSIILIGEHFFTDFLLPFELASILLLMAMVGAIILARREYLPDQVTPSTILTLPERPRELVSAGRETQD
- a CDS encoding NADH dehydrogenase subunit I, translating into MLKFLKQVVDYGKEAIQAGRYIGEGLSVTFDHMRRRPITVQYPYEKLIPGERFRGRIHYEFDKCIACEVCVRVCPINLPVVDWEFDKGSKKKKLKHYSIDFGVCIFCGNCVEYCPTNCLSMTEEYELSTYDRHDLNYDSVALGRLPYKVTDDPMVTPLRELVYLPKGVLEPHDLPADAPRAGARPEDLVEK
- a CDS encoding NADH dehydrogenase subunit H, with the protein product MNSGIDLQGTFIKSVMDLGLPAGTAKALWMPLPMILMLIGATVGVLVCVWLERKISAAAQQRIGPEFIGAFGLLAPVADGLKLVFKEDIVPGKADPWLFTLGPIIVVLPVFLSYLIVPFGQNLVITDVSMGVFLWIALSSIQPIGLLMAGYASNNKYSLLGGLRAAAQSISYEIPLALSVLAIAMMSNSLSTIDIVNQQSGYGILGWNIWRQPVGFLIFWIAALAECERLPFDLPEAEEELVAGYQTEYSGMKFALFYLSSYVNLVLSALLVSVLYLGGWDFPIPLNTIASLLGISEANPVLQVVTAGLGITMTVIKAYLLVFIAILLRWTVPRVRIDQLLDLGWKFLLPVGLVNLLLTAALKLAFPVAFGG
- the gltA gene encoding citrate synthase, with product MMVCEYKPGLEGIPAAQSSISYVDGQKGILEYRGIRIEELAAKSTFLETAYLLIWGELPSKEELQAFEEEVRFHRRIKYRIRDMMKCFPESGHPMDALQASAAALGLFYSLRDLHNPAYIRDSVVRLIATIPTMVAAFQLMRKGNDPVKPRDDLDYSANFLYMLNEKEPDALAAKIFDICLILHVEHTMNASTFSARVTASTLTDPYAVVASAVGTLGGPLHGGANEEVIQMLEEIGSVENVRPYVEERLQNKQKLMGFGHRVYKVKDPRAIILQDLAEQLFDKFGGDKYYDIAQEMERVVEEKLGHKGIYPNVDFYSGLVYRKMGIPTDLFTPIFAIARVAGWLAHWKEQLAENRIFRPTQVYNGKHEAPYTPLEQR